The Magnolia sinica isolate HGM2019 chromosome 10, MsV1, whole genome shotgun sequence genome includes a window with the following:
- the LOC131217662 gene encoding heat shock cognate 70 kDa protein 1-like, which produces MALAGEILDFSLKVGSALVKPAAIGNAKRLIGRRFSDASVQSDINHWPFKVIPIPSDKAMMVVQHKGLNVMRIINEPTAAAIAYGLDKKATSSGKKNVLIFDLGGGTFDVFLPQLLAPFLYCCRS; this is translated from the exons ATGGCGTTGGCGGGAGAAATTCTTGATTTTTCTTTAAAGGTCGGGTCAGCGCTGGTCAAACCAGCAGCCATAGGGA ATGCCAAGCGATTGATTGGAAGGAGATTCAGTGATGCCTCTGTCCAGAGTGACATTAATCACTGGCCCTTCAAGGTCATTCCCATACCTAGTGACAAGGCTATGATGGTCGTCCAACACAAGG GCCTCAATGTCATGCGTATCATCAATGAGCCCACTGCTGCTGCCATTGCCTACGGTCTTGACAAGAAAGCCACCAGTTCTGGTAAGAAGAATGTCCTCATCTTTGACCTTGGTGGTGGCACCTTTGATGTCTTCCTGCCGCAACTTCTAGCCCCATTTCTCTATTGCTGTAGAAGTTAA